From a single Eremothecium sinecaudum strain ATCC 58844 chromosome III, complete sequence genomic region:
- the MSN5 gene encoding karyopherin MSN5 (Syntenic homolog of Ashbya gossypii AEL094C; Syntenic homolog of Saccharomyces cerevisiae YDR335W (MSN5)), whose amino-acid sequence MDSTGTAQIISALEVIYSSKSDNNQRLVAQKFLDQVKNHEESPFWGYDIALNNSGNPILKYFGLGLLVGALQRHWKGYDAEKQTALRKWIIDLNYRVTGDDPRYIKEKLAFLWVEVAKRIWGEALKETAVSDESLADSWVDMDRNLVELWHLNEASRELVLIIFRVLFEDSFLLEDLTVLKRISIVQPLCIMIVCPMNLFSEHYKHSEKWSLFKSNNEGWFGVWVNELHQALDSNNEQYIMRLLETLKTCLNWPISEIIMRYDIFGALLKCLLSKIPKAQAIALDSIHILSTRPYHSQSQYDYFFNKVFESMDVLDKVYDDLQFNPVDGVDEAKYPIIKKFADMITCLHKSILKFDTDNINAKTYLRLVLKTTYNPSLIVSGISLDLWCACLRNDDFLPYLEKLVLPDLLEFSANALIHYEQIEDHISKVYADVDFQSIADYNNFCSTYRKRIRDVIRLISCVQMDYVYCWLCSRLNNYFSSSYGQEVLGSTFLNHKAEPYWSSLSQLMIVECFINGCIRWKIWYTNEEDYNEKLDTILAKIETLSNQLISLNLKDPLLLKKQIQNLALFLTILKDNVLFTLLEKIITSATMTYPDINIEEKSEKSDAVRELRYACGIELNRMALLMPDSLKNIYSDLENVVANILPKLNSHETISFKSFLLSIALSSSINDKDEKFFAIVDPELAAWSDKSTVVGLTDLPWFLERLGIVKIAEYFQKRGINEDSDLLAIQIDEEGKQLKVDLTKHWQTLFPVRATRMFIHYSMQTVKTDEDFKKLQELWKPRVVPILPYILRLLYQLQSYHNPSNWKDLPTVVQSFVKYSTIERFWEAGATNKSKDEFIDEHMKALQTVRDFADSVGHIVRYTREYVLLILSGISSLGSVFYEIEDLPNLLINSVAIYEPGSNEISPGVSTHGWKHIINVAIRPILKGCPAENAPTFMSAFLPKLFDTIYIILSQKWSAHANNSNLESAPVDDDEMTEEILEENLLRQLTTVVVRLLIDCVGQLGVTAQTSKLKLNSHQVKMRRIIFGDVNTMASFLKLLNYLISCKDSKCSFNALLIIKSSLTETLLKNEEIDRFYVTEILPNFLLNVLTQSAFKDSFHEAMYVFTVAFLTLCKERESCREYFYELSHGYDIESLYDSLRSVDNYKDQKVLMVDFIEWIKTINNDASQDVADDSKKQERRAAVLAKANERLVKKNKYQGDMLDDPNTEDGAFGHLFGDQ is encoded by the coding sequence ATGGATTCTACTGGCACAGCGCAGATCATAAGCGCGTTGGAGGTTATCTATTCTTCTAAGTCAGATAATAACCAGAGGTTGGTGGCGCAGAAGTTTTTGGATCAGGTAAAAAACCACGAAGAATCGCCGTTCTGGGGATATGATATAGCATTGAACAATTCGGGCAATCCGATACTGAAGTATTTTGGATTGGGGTTGCTTGTGGGTGCATTGCAGAGGCATTGGAAGGGCTATGACGCCGAGAAACAAACGGCGCTTAGAAAGTGGATCATAGACTTAAATTACAGGGTTACTGGTGATGACCCTCGTTACATAAAGGAAAAACTTGCATTCTTGTGGGTGGAAGTTGCGAAGCGCATATGGGGAGAGGCCTTGAAGGAAACGGCTGTATCAGATGAATCTCTAGCCGATTCGTGGGTTGACATGGATCGGAATCTTGTGGAGTTGTGGCATCTAAATGAAGCTTCTCGGGAACTGGTCTTAATTATATTCAGAGTTTTATTCGAGGATAGCTTTTTGTTGGAGGATCTAACGGTGTTGAAGAGAATATCAATTGTTCAGCCGCTTTGTATAATGATTGTTTGCCCGATGAATTTATTTAGCGAGCATTACAAGCATTCTGAGAAGTGGAGTCTTTTCAAGAGTAATAATGAAGGTTGGTTTGGAGTTTGGGTTAATGAACTTCACCAAGCTCTTGATAGTAACAACGAGCAATATATTATGAGACTGTTAGAAACATTGAAGACTTGCTTGAACTGGCCGATAAGTGAGATAATTATGCGTTATGATATATTTGGTGCATTGTTAAAATGTTTACTATCTAAGATCCCTAAAGCGCAGGCAATTGCTTTGGACTCGATACATATTCTTTCCACCAGGCCGTATCACTCTCAGTCACAATATGACTACTTTTTTAACAAAGTTTTCGAGAGCATGGATGTATTGGACAAGGTCTATGATGATCTTCAATTCAACCCGGTTGATGGTGTTGATGAAGCCAAGTACCCAAttataaaaaaatttgCCGATATGATAACCTGTTTACATAAGAGCATTTTGAAATTCGATACTGACAATATAAACGCCAAAACTTATCTCCGTCTAGTTCTAAAGACGACATACAATCCTAGTTTGATAGTCAGTGGAATTTCTCTCGATTTGTGGTGTGCTTGCCTTCGAAATGATGATTTCTTACCATATTTGGAGAAGTTGGTGCTCCCGGATTTATTAGAATTTTCAGCCAATGCCCTCATACATTATGAGCAAATAGAGGATCATATTTCGAAAGTTTATGCTGATGTCGACTTCCAGTCGATAGCTGATTACAACAATTTCTGTTCTACCTACAGAAAAAGAATTAGGGACGTTATAAGGCTAATATCATGCGTGCAGATGGACTATGTATACTGTTGGTTGTGTTCGAGACTGAATAACTACTTCAGCTCAAGCTATGGGCAGGAGGTGTTGGGCTCGACGTTCCTCAACCATAAGGCAGAACCTTATTGGAGCTCTTTATCACAGTTAATGATTGTAGAGTGTTTCATTAACGGTTGTATACGTTGGAAAATTTGGTATACCAATGAAGAGGATTATAATGAGAAATTGGATACTATTTTGGCTAAGATTGAGACCCTGTCCAATCAATTGATATCATTGAACTTGAAAGATCCTCTATTATTGAAAAAGCAAATACAAAACTTGGCATTATTCCTGACGATCTTAAAGGATAACGTATTGTTCACACTGTTAGAGAAAATTATAACCAGTGCCACTATGACTTATCCGGATATAAATATAGAAGAGAAAAGTGAAAAGTCCGATGCTGTTCGTGAGTTAAGGTACGCATGTGGTATTGAATTGAATAGGATGGCTTTGTTAATGCCTGACTcattaaaaaatatttATTCTGATTTAGAAAATGTGGTTGCCAATATCCTGCCAAAATTAAATTCTCATGAAACCATCTCTTTCAAGTCCTTTTTACTAAGTATTGCCTTATCATCATCGATAAATGATAAGGACGAAAAGTTTTTTGCAATTGTTGATCCAGAACTAGCAGCCTGGTCCGACAAAAGCACTGTTGTTGGTTTAACTGATTTACCATGGTTTTTAGAGAGGCTTGGAATTGTGAAAATAGCTGAATATTTTCAGAAAAGGGGGATCAATGAGGACAGCGATCTCCTAGCTATTCAAatcgatgaagaaggcAAACAGTTAAAAGTTGATTTAACCAAGCATTGGCAAACACTTTTCCCTGTCCGTGCTACAAGAATGTTTATTCATTATTCGATGCAGACAGTGAAAACGgatgaagattttaaaAAGTTGCAGGAACTATGGAAACCTAGGGTTGTGCCTATATTGCCATATATTCTTCGGTTATTATATCAGTTACAGTCATATCATAATCCATCGAACTGGAAGGATCTTCCGACTGTGGTACAATCTTTTGTTAAGTATTCTACAATTGAACGTTTTTGGGAGGCAGGTGCCACCAACAAATCGAAAGATGAATTTATTGATGAACACATGAAGGCTTTACAAACGGTTCGAGACTTCGCTGATTCTGTGGGGCACATTGTCAGATACACTAGGGAATATGTACTTCTTATTTTAAGTGGTATATCCAGCCTCGGTAGTGTATTCTATGAGATCGAAGACTTACCGAATCTTTTAATCAATTCGGTCGCAATATATGAGCCTGGATCCAATGAGATTAGTCCTGGAGTTTCTACGCATGGTTGGAAGCATATAATTAATGTTGCAATTCGTCCTATTTTAAAGGGCTGTCCAGCTGAAAATGCTCCAACGTTTATGTCTGCATTCTTACCAAAATTATTTGACACAATATACATTATATTAAGTCAAAAATGGTCAGCACATGCTAACAATTCGAATCTAGAATCGGCACCAGTTGATGACGACGAAATGACCGAGGAGATTTTGGAAGAGAATTTATTGCGTCAATTGACTACTGTTGTAGTACGCTTATTGATAGACTGCGTTGGACAACTCGGCGTAACCGCCCAAACTTCGAAGCTCAAGTTAAATTCACACCAAGTTAAAATGAGGCGGATTATCTTTGGTGATGTAAACACTATGGCTTCGTTTTTGAAATTACTGAACTATTTGATCTCATGCAAGGATAGCAAGTGTTCTTTCAATGCTTTGTTAATTATAAAAAGTAGTTTAACAGAGACATTACTAAAGAACGAAGAGATCGATAGGTTTTATGTCACAGAAATTCTGCCCAACTTTTTATTGAACGTCTTAACGCAAAGTGCATTCAAAGATTCATTCCATGAAGCTATGTACGTTTTCACTGTTGCATTCTTAACTTTAT
- the RPF1 gene encoding rRNA-binding ribosome biosynthesis protein RPF1 (Syntenic homolog of Ashbya gossypii AEL093C; Syntenic homolog of Saccharomyces cerevisiae YHR088W (RPF1)), whose translation MVSEDINIKNKMKRKQIFAQIKDQQNKERHKMRRQRAKEERENPELKEARLAQNVPNTIESMRVYDESIKHEVEGEEDVLMKFFNMEGAPPKILLTTNVNARKVAYEFANVLIEVLPNVTFVKRKFGYKLKEIVQFCTNRNYTDLVIINEDKKKVTGLTFIHLPEGPTFYFKLSSYVEVEKITGHGRPTSHIPELILNNFQTRLGKTVGRLFQSIFPQNPDIEGRQVITLHNQRDYIFFRRHRYVFRNEEKVGLQELGPQFTLKLKRLQSGIKEETEWEHKPEMDKEKKKFYI comes from the coding sequence ATGGTATCTGAGGACATCAATATTAAGAACAAAATGAAGCGCAAGCAGATTTTTGCGCAGATCAAAGACCAGCAGAACAAGGAGCGTCATAAGATGAGGAGACAGCGGGCGAAAGAAGAACGTGAAAACCCTGAATTAAAGGAAGCAAGACTGGCTCAAAATGTTCCTAACACTATAGAAAGTATGCGTGTATACGACGAGTCGATAAAACACGAAGTCGAGGGCGAAGAGGATGTGCTTATGAAGTTTTTCAACATGGAGGGCGCTCCTCCAAAGATCCTCCTAACTACCAACGTAAACGCAAGAAAGGTAGCCTATGAGTTTGCAAACGTCCTAATTGAAGTGCTTCCTAACGTCACTTTTGTGAAGCGGAAATTCGGCTATAAACTTAAGGAAATCGTGCAGTTCTGTACCAACAGAAATTACACAGATCTGGTCATCATTAATGAAGACAAGAAAAAGGTTACTGGTCTGACATTTATCCATCTCCCTGAAGGTCCTACCTTTTATTTCAAGCTCAGCTCTTACGTGGAAGTCGAAAAGATCACTGGTCACGGCAGACCCACATCTCATATTCCTGAGCTTATACTTAATAACTTCCAAACCAGACTCGGTAAAACCGTTGGCAGGCTATTTCAATCGATATTCCCACAGAATCCTGACATTGAAGGACGCCAAGTCATTACATTACACAACCAGAGGGACTATATATTTTTCCGTAGACACCGTTACGTCTTCAGGAATGAAGAAAAGGTAGGCTTGCAGGAATTGGGTCCTCAATTCACATTGAAGTTAAAACGACTACAATCAGGTATTAAAGAAGAAACTGAATGGGAACACAAGCCTGAGATGGATAAGGAGAAAAAGAAGTTCTATATATAG